The proteins below come from a single Amphiura filiformis chromosome 15, Afil_fr2py, whole genome shotgun sequence genomic window:
- the LOC140171389 gene encoding uncharacterized protein: protein MAGAAGFSEPSCSSSFSNSSSSGVDKDSFGMVTLTSQSSTATSDDGNTMATAQTSSTAKSDESDVPNSSRTFRRQSSSSSISSTDSCLSEAKYAEIHKHEFDFVLWFTTKNIQEADEIFQVLEKEQRLRGFRYDRDQTIGRVHVLNIAEAIEKSWKILLLFSPEAVEDNWFMNEMYTSLTHDINLSKGNVVPILLRKRRKSLPSYLSSIFFINISYAHIR from the exons ATGGCAGGAGCAGCAGGGTTCTCCGAACCCTCGTGTAGCTCTTCATTTTCCAATTCGTCATCATCAGGTGTTGACAAGGACTCCTTTGGCATGGTAACCCTGACTTCACAAAGTTCTACAGCAACTAGCGATGATGGAAATACCATGGCAACTGCACAGACTTCATCAACAGCCAAAAGTGATGAATCAG ATGTGCCTAATTCATCCAGGACATTCAGAAGGCAATCCTCATCTTCATCCATCAGCTCAACTGACTCATGTTTGAGTGAAGCCAAGTATGCAGAAATCCATAAACATGAGTTTGATTTTGTACTTTGGTTTACTACGAAGAACATTCAAGAAGCAGATGAGATATTTCAAGTGTTAGAAAAGGAACAGCGTTTGCGAGGTTTCCGTTACGATCGTGATCAAACTATAGGGAGAGTCCATGTGCTGAATATTGCAGAAGCAATTGAAAAATCATGGAAAATTTTGCTCTTATTTAGCCCGGAAGCAGTTGAAGACAATTGGTTTATGAATGAGATGTATACAAGTCTTACTCATGATATTAATTTAAGCAAAGGCAATGTGGTCCCTATTTTGCTGAGGAAGAGAAGAAAAAGTTTACCAAGTTACTTAAGttctatttttttcattaacatatcCTACGCCCATATCAGATGA